One Flammeovirga agarivorans DNA window includes the following coding sequences:
- the porN gene encoding type IX secretion system ring subunit PorN/GldN encodes MRIINQLCSLTICLLLITNIAKAQLADTLSNPHSMMDIQNYEVMWKKSLWFRVNLQTKINNGFFAKNHEVTKIIIDAVKDDRIIPYSSDTLENRISKEEFLSRLIIPQTVGDISEYEDDDAAWGDVDGVTVKKDNGQKPGDEYSPDRLWAIELKVDRVFDKRRSKMYNDLVAVNLIIPASENPKGIDIVLGSFSFKELNDQVFHIKNPEGKLQEDPKAVWYNGVNAAQHRNLGDAFALELWDGRLIKFENPQDNSIIMMYGNDQRSLYQSQEAVYKLMEYEALLWEY; translated from the coding sequence ATGCGTATTATAAATCAACTATGTAGCCTTACCATTTGCCTATTATTAATCACTAATATAGCTAAGGCTCAACTTGCGGATACTCTTTCTAATCCACACTCGATGATGGATATTCAGAACTATGAGGTCATGTGGAAAAAATCTCTATGGTTTAGAGTAAACCTTCAGACAAAAATTAATAATGGTTTCTTTGCTAAGAATCATGAGGTAACGAAGATTATTATTGATGCTGTAAAGGATGACAGGATTATTCCTTATTCAAGTGATACTCTAGAAAACAGAATCTCTAAAGAAGAATTTTTGAGTAGATTGATTATCCCACAGACTGTAGGAGATATTTCAGAATATGAAGATGATGACGCTGCTTGGGGTGATGTTGACGGTGTAACTGTGAAAAAAGACAACGGTCAAAAACCTGGTGATGAATATTCTCCTGATCGTTTATGGGCAATTGAATTGAAAGTAGATAGAGTTTTTGATAAAAGAAGATCAAAAATGTATAACGATTTGGTGGCAGTAAACTTAATTATTCCTGCTTCTGAAAATCCAAAAGGTATTGATATTGTATTAGGCTCATTCTCTTTTAAAGAATTGAATGATCAAGTATTTCATATAAAAAATCCAGAAGGCAAACTTCAAGAAGATCCAAAAGCCGTTTGGTACAATGGAGTAAATGCTGCTCAGCATAGAAACTTAGGTGATGCGTTTGCATTAGAATTATGGGATGGCCGTTTGATTAAATTTGAGAATCCTCAGGACAACTCAATCATTATGATGTATGGTAACGATCAGAGATCATTGTATCAATCACAAGAGGCAGTTTATAAGCTAATGGAATACGAAGCATTACTTTGGGAGTATTAA
- a CDS encoding DUF349 domain-containing protein: MSDSQIIEHKDITEYGYVKDGKVFLRGYYHFQDREIGVVRESEEESLQYFVDRFKMVTDKVLAVQEAVRTAENKGSFLMKLIHMRTYLASFNGLGDFTQLYEIINVLEDEINEYIAVNREKNLEIKNALLKEAEEWKGSTDWKTASLRFKEIKMNWIKTGSAHKEMEEQLSEKFNAAMDEFYQNRSNFYARQNEMHEESIDQYEALLIKVRRINRNGGGQEFVDDVKKIQNDWREVPMVPKRKMGFLFSDFKRETTKFFQSLNPGGGYGQRDGGGYQQRGGGGYGQQRGGGYGQQRGGGYGQQRGGGGYGQQRGGGGYGQQRGGGGYGQQRGGGYGQQRDGGGYQQRGGGGYGQQRGGGGYGQQRGGGYGQQRDGGGYQQRDRGGYQQRDNGGYQQRDRGGYQQRDNGGYQQRDRGGDSGGYQQRSNYAQREGFGGGNSPAYSTRDMSSSPQKTPLESKKDLLDTAEKYLNDGAPFNIANIKTLQNGWKSLGKEPSQEDKELNLRFRIVCNEIFESHFLERTAKNEEPDLYSLSDFEQLKIKLDILRESIRKDEQELFEFNAKYSSILSSAAAEQNSENYALYQERNNYVNKLKTKQRILKKLEDKLLAM, encoded by the coding sequence ATGTCAGATTCCCAAATTATCGAGCACAAGGACATTACAGAGTACGGCTATGTAAAAGATGGTAAAGTATTTTTAAGAGGATATTACCACTTCCAAGACAGAGAAATCGGTGTTGTTAGAGAAAGCGAAGAAGAAAGTTTACAATACTTTGTTGACCGTTTCAAAATGGTTACAGATAAAGTATTAGCAGTTCAAGAAGCAGTTCGTACTGCTGAGAACAAAGGTTCTTTCCTAATGAAGCTGATCCACATGCGTACTTATTTAGCTTCTTTCAATGGCCTTGGCGACTTTACACAACTGTACGAAATTATCAATGTATTAGAAGATGAAATCAATGAATACATTGCCGTTAACAGAGAAAAGAACTTAGAAATTAAAAATGCTCTTTTAAAAGAGGCTGAAGAATGGAAAGGTAGTACTGATTGGAAAACTGCTTCATTACGATTCAAAGAAATTAAAATGAACTGGATTAAAACCGGTTCTGCTCACAAAGAAATGGAAGAGCAACTTTCTGAGAAGTTTAATGCTGCAATGGATGAATTCTACCAGAACAGATCTAACTTCTATGCTCGCCAAAATGAAATGCATGAAGAGAGCATCGATCAATACGAAGCTTTATTAATCAAAGTAAGACGTATCAACCGTAATGGTGGCGGACAAGAGTTCGTTGACGATGTGAAGAAAATACAAAACGATTGGAGAGAAGTTCCTATGGTTCCTAAAAGGAAAATGGGATTCTTATTTAGTGATTTCAAACGTGAAACAACTAAATTCTTCCAATCATTAAATCCAGGTGGTGGATACGGTCAACGTGATGGCGGTGGATACCAACAACGCGGCGGCGGCGGATACGGTCAGCAACGTGGTGGTGGATACGGTCAACAACGCGGCGGCGGATACGGTCAGCAACGCGGTGGTGGCGGATACGGCCAACAACGTGGCGGCGGTGGATACGGCCAACAACGCGGTGGTGGCGGATACGGTCAGCAACGTGGTGGCGGATACGGTCAGCAACGTGATGGCGGTGGATACCAACAACGCGGTGGTGGCGGATATGGTCAACAACGCGGTGGCGGCGGATACGGTCAGCAACGTGGTGGCGGATATGGTCAGCAACGTGATGGCGGTGGATACCAACAACGTGATCGTGGTGGATACCAACAACGCGATAACGGTGGATACCAACAACGTGACCGTGGTGGATACCAACAACGTGATAACGGTGGATACCAACAACGTGATCGTGGTGGTGACAGCGGAGGTTACCAACAACGTAGCAACTATGCTCAACGTGAAGGTTTTGGAGGAGGAAATTCTCCAGCATACAGCACAAGAGATATGTCTTCTTCACCACAAAAGACTCCACTAGAGTCTAAGAAAGATTTGTTAGATACTGCTGAAAAGTACCTAAATGATGGTGCACCATTCAACATTGCTAACATTAAAACATTACAAAACGGTTGGAAATCTTTAGGTAAAGAACCATCTCAAGAAGATAAGGAGTTAAACTTACGTTTCCGTATCGTTTGTAACGAAATCTTTGAATCACACTTCTTAGAGCGTACAGCGAAGAACGAGGAGCCAGATTTATATAGCTTATCTGACTTTGAGCAATTGAAAATCAAATTAGATATCTTGAGAGAATCAATCCGTAAGGATGAGCAAGAGTTATTTGAGTTCAATGCGAAATATTCTTCGATTTTGTCTTCAGCTGCTGCTGAACAAAACTCTGAGAACTACGCTTTATACCAAGAGCGTAACAACTATGTGAACAAATTAAAGACGAAGCAACGTATCCTTAAGAAATTAGAGGATAAGTTATTAGCTATGTAA
- the ettA gene encoding energy-dependent translational throttle protein EttA: protein MSNNNETVIFSMAGVTKVYPPNKQVLKNIYLSFFYGAKIGVLGLNGSGKSSLLRIIAGVDKEYRGEVVFSDGYSIGYLEQEPKLDPEKTVKEIVQEGAQETVDLLQEFEEINLKFADPDVLEDPDAMNKLIERQGEVQERLDQLDAWELDNKLERAMDALRCPPEDQKVGVLSGGEKRRVALCRLLLQAPDVLLLDEPTNHLDAESVFWLEQHLQQYKGTVIAVTHDRYFLDNVAGWILELDRGEGIPWQGNYSSWLDQKQKRLAQENKQESKRQKILERELDWIRMSPKGRQAKQKARLNSYENLLNEESKEKEQQLELYIPAGPRLGSKVIEAKGVKMAFEDKLLYEDLNFTLPQGGIVGIVGPNGVGKTTLFKLITGQLKPLEGTFDVGDTVKIGYIDQEHALMDPSKTVWETISGGNELMDIGGKQVNSRSYVSKFNFAGNDQSKKVGDLSGGMRNRVQLAMTLKEGSNLLLLDEPTNDLDVNTMRSLEEALENFAGCAVIISHDRWFLDRLATHLLVFEGDSTVRYFEGNFTEYEAKRREEVGDITPKRLKYKKLMK from the coding sequence ATGAGTAATAACAACGAAACTGTCATCTTTTCGATGGCGGGTGTAACAAAAGTATACCCTCCAAATAAACAAGTTTTAAAAAACATATACCTGTCTTTTTTCTATGGTGCAAAGATTGGTGTTTTAGGTCTTAACGGTTCAGGTAAGTCTTCTTTATTGAGAATCATTGCTGGTGTTGATAAAGAATACAGAGGTGAAGTTGTTTTCTCTGATGGATATAGCATTGGTTACTTAGAACAAGAACCTAAATTAGATCCTGAAAAAACAGTGAAAGAGATCGTTCAAGAGGGCGCTCAAGAAACTGTTGATTTACTTCAAGAATTCGAAGAAATCAATTTAAAATTTGCAGATCCAGATGTACTTGAAGATCCAGATGCAATGAATAAATTGATCGAGCGTCAAGGTGAAGTACAAGAAAGATTGGACCAATTGGATGCTTGGGAACTAGATAATAAATTAGAAAGAGCAATGGACGCTCTTCGTTGTCCTCCAGAAGACCAAAAAGTAGGTGTACTTTCAGGTGGTGAAAAACGTAGAGTAGCATTGTGTCGCTTGTTATTACAAGCACCTGATGTGCTTCTTCTTGATGAGCCTACCAACCACTTAGATGCGGAATCTGTATTCTGGTTAGAGCAACATTTACAACAATACAAAGGTACAGTTATAGCCGTAACCCACGACCGTTATTTCTTGGATAACGTAGCAGGATGGATTTTAGAATTAGACAGAGGTGAAGGTATTCCTTGGCAGGGTAATTATTCTTCTTGGTTAGATCAGAAACAAAAGCGTTTAGCACAAGAAAATAAACAAGAAAGCAAACGTCAGAAGATTTTAGAAAGAGAGTTAGACTGGATTAGAATGTCACCAAAAGGTAGACAAGCGAAACAGAAAGCTCGTTTAAATTCATATGAGAACTTACTCAATGAAGAATCGAAGGAGAAAGAACAACAATTAGAACTTTACATTCCTGCAGGACCTCGTCTGGGAAGTAAAGTGATAGAAGCTAAGGGTGTAAAGATGGCTTTTGAAGATAAGCTACTATATGAAGACCTTAACTTTACTCTTCCGCAAGGTGGTATTGTTGGTATCGTTGGGCCAAACGGTGTTGGTAAAACTACTTTATTCAAGTTAATCACTGGTCAACTAAAACCATTAGAAGGAACATTTGACGTTGGTGATACAGTAAAAATTGGATACATCGACCAAGAACATGCTTTAATGGACCCTTCTAAAACAGTTTGGGAAACTATCTCCGGAGGTAATGAACTGATGGATATTGGTGGAAAGCAGGTAAATTCAAGATCATATGTTTCAAAATTCAACTTTGCTGGTAACGACCAATCGAAAAAGGTAGGTGATTTATCTGGTGGTATGAGAAACAGAGTTCAGTTAGCCATGACGTTAAAGGAAGGTTCTAACTTACTTCTTCTTGATGAACCTACCAACGACTTGGACGTAAATACAATGCGTTCTTTAGAGGAAGCTTTAGAAAACTTTGCAGGTTGTGCAGTAATTATTTCCCACGACCGTTGGTTCCTTGATAGATTAGCTACTCACCTTTTAGTATTCGAAGGCGACTCTACAGTTCGCTATTTTGAAGGTAACTTCACTGAATATGAGGCAAAAAGAAGAGAGGAAGTTGGTGATATCACACCAAAAAGATTGAAGTATAAAAAATTAATGAAATAA
- a CDS encoding alpha-2-macroglobulin family protein yields the protein MRRNFIFLCLTLLCFQACNKSSEDSTTTKITYVNFKDEISLKQNLAFTFSEKIREDKVNDWLDESFGYFTITPKVNGKYKWTAKNSLIFSPESGFNPSTQYKLKLSPEAFSKEGLNLEGNELSYSFYTPELSIEESETAWAFGKNNLAVPHVTLKFNYAVSSKEVFEKTTIKAGDKKLKISQYSTGNTDKVVISIDDHNKNNQNTPISITIAQGIKLSKESKGEKAIKVDGFIPKAEELSITSVKGEFEGGENVIVIRSNQSIQTKGIKSLISVSPKIAFEVEKLESGLKLKGDFQAGEEYVVTISKNVKGVFNTTLSEKVKEYVAFGEVTPSIAFLDKNAFYMSSKSEKTVDLKIVNVPRVDIDVYKVYKNNLYSYFDNNQLYQESEYYYSSPSYSKLGDKVFSNHNVYVSDLKSNGHVRTLSLDFLDESRFNGVYVVEVRSSSKRYLVSRKLISISDIGLIAKKGKNNIFVYANSIADATPLPNVNVTLVSSNNQEVYTVKTGNDGIANFLDLDIHTKGFRVEMIYAEKDGDFNYMNFRQTRISTSRFDVGGRYPNSASLMTFIYGDRDLYRPGETVYFKAIVRDQNWDAVADQPIKVKVFLPDGNELFSERATLNSEGTYEGSVKLMDATVTGFYSIEVSTANNVVLASKKVNVEDFMPDRIKVKTKLSKEKYMILDDINLEGTALNLFGPPAANRNYEVDLALSRKYINPKNYSDYDFNLEGNFDLKYNEHLRGGKTDKEGKFTESYKIGKIYDNSGMLNAKLYTTVFDESGRPVRRLNSVLISTQNHYLGIKYGDHYIKTRNRFNVPIIALDPSMNVAQNVSARVELVRHEWHSVMEKTYNNRYRYVSRQKEIKVEEKALKITGKETNYSFFPKESGEYEMRLYLEGSNTYVSRWFYAYGWGSVSSTAFEVDREGRIIIEPEKEIYNIGEKAKVLFKTPFKGKMLVTIEQDEVISHQVIETNNRSASLEIPIVEEHLPNIFVTATLIKGAQDNALPLTVAHGFQPIKVTTKKRNLQLSIEAPKESRSRRSQTIEVQASTEEKDIEVTVAVVDEGILQIKNYKTPNPFDYFYQNRALQVRTYDLYPNIYQFKKQASSFGSDMANLGARANPMTNNRVNLVAFWSGTLKTDSDGKVSFKVDIPEFSGQLRVMAVATKGNSFGSAEKFIKVKDPLVMSTSVPRFLSPNDVNNASIMLANTTKNTVQVKTKVEVSGALTVNAEKLETVSIPANSEKLLYFDLTADNTIGEGKVTVIANALNEDFISETNLNVRPVTALLKSNGSGVLKNSTKKEVNLKEDFIVSSLTGKLILSKSPVIEFAKSLDYLIMYPYGCVEQTTSKVFPQLYLGEISARFDKSDQKANRDYYINEAIRKLQSMQMYSGGLSYWQGGTYVSYWGSVYACHFLMEAKKRGYDVEQKVLNKLWNYISREVKSKKSHTYYLYNANGERIKQTYFDKTSFYGLYVLAEAGKPDVPTMNYFKKNIKSVDNSSKYLLAATYLRTGDMKSFRLLLPSGFGALKGEREFGGSFSSYIRDEALILNALVDTDPQNSQIGVLTKELATAMKGESYLTTQESAFGLMALGKVLSKAKHQDISAKVIVNGKEVGSTTGEDLILSNQVIGNTVNISTTGNGELYYFWELEGVNASGKFKQEDKGLKVRRTYYDRNGNIISSNQFKQNDLIVVEIALQSEKREVENVVVTDMLPAGFEIENPRLGDIPGMSWTKNKASYPQHVDFRDDRVNFFVTANSRQKKFYYVVRAVSKGTFNVGPVSADAMYDASYHSYHGAKKIVID from the coding sequence ATGAGACGTAACTTTATTTTTCTTTGTCTAACCCTCTTATGCTTTCAGGCCTGTAATAAGAGTTCTGAAGATTCCACAACTACTAAAATCACCTATGTAAATTTTAAAGATGAAATCTCTTTAAAACAGAACTTAGCTTTTACTTTTAGCGAGAAAATCAGAGAAGATAAAGTAAACGATTGGCTAGATGAATCGTTTGGGTATTTCACTATAACACCAAAAGTTAATGGTAAATACAAATGGACAGCAAAGAACTCTTTAATTTTTTCACCGGAGTCGGGGTTTAATCCAAGCACTCAATATAAATTAAAATTATCTCCAGAAGCTTTTAGTAAGGAAGGTTTGAACTTAGAAGGAAATGAACTTTCGTATAGTTTCTATACACCTGAACTTTCAATAGAAGAATCTGAAACAGCATGGGCATTTGGTAAAAATAATCTGGCAGTACCTCATGTTACACTAAAGTTTAACTATGCCGTTTCTAGCAAAGAAGTATTTGAGAAAACAACAATAAAAGCTGGAGATAAAAAATTAAAGATATCACAGTATTCAACAGGTAACACTGATAAGGTTGTAATTAGTATTGATGATCATAACAAGAACAATCAGAATACTCCCATCTCAATAACTATCGCTCAAGGAATAAAGCTTTCAAAAGAAAGTAAAGGGGAAAAGGCAATAAAGGTAGATGGATTTATTCCGAAAGCGGAGGAATTATCGATTACATCGGTAAAAGGTGAATTTGAAGGAGGAGAAAATGTAATTGTCATTAGATCTAATCAAAGCATCCAAACGAAAGGAATTAAATCATTAATTAGTGTTTCACCAAAAATTGCTTTTGAAGTAGAGAAGCTAGAAAGTGGTTTAAAATTAAAGGGTGACTTTCAAGCAGGAGAAGAATATGTGGTCACAATCTCTAAAAATGTAAAAGGGGTATTCAATACTACATTATCAGAAAAAGTAAAAGAGTATGTTGCTTTTGGTGAAGTAACTCCGAGTATTGCCTTTTTAGATAAGAATGCATTTTATATGTCTTCTAAAAGTGAGAAGACAGTAGACTTAAAAATCGTCAATGTTCCAAGAGTTGATATTGATGTTTATAAAGTATACAAAAACAACCTTTACAGTTACTTTGATAATAATCAACTATATCAAGAAAGTGAATATTATTATTCATCACCATCTTATTCGAAGTTAGGTGATAAAGTATTTTCTAATCATAATGTTTATGTCAGTGATCTAAAATCCAATGGGCATGTAAGAACATTGTCATTAGACTTTTTGGATGAATCAAGATTTAATGGAGTTTATGTTGTTGAAGTTCGTAGTTCTAGCAAAAGGTACCTTGTATCTAGAAAACTAATTAGTATCTCTGACATTGGTCTGATTGCCAAGAAAGGAAAGAACAATATCTTCGTTTATGCTAATTCTATTGCTGATGCTACTCCATTACCCAATGTAAATGTGACTCTAGTAAGTAGTAATAATCAGGAAGTATATACTGTAAAAACAGGTAACGATGGTATTGCAAATTTTCTAGATCTAGATATCCATACAAAAGGTTTTAGAGTAGAGATGATCTATGCTGAAAAGGATGGAGATTTCAACTATATGAATTTCCGTCAGACAAGAATCTCTACGTCACGTTTTGATGTTGGTGGTAGATATCCTAACTCAGCATCACTGATGACCTTCATTTATGGTGACCGTGATTTATACAGACCAGGAGAAACAGTTTATTTTAAAGCCATTGTAAGAGATCAAAACTGGGATGCAGTAGCAGATCAACCTATCAAAGTAAAAGTATTTCTTCCAGATGGGAATGAGTTATTCTCAGAAAGAGCAACACTGAATAGTGAGGGAACTTATGAAGGGAGTGTGAAATTGATGGATGCAACTGTTACAGGGTTCTATTCTATTGAAGTATCAACAGCCAATAATGTAGTATTAGCTTCTAAAAAGGTAAATGTTGAAGACTTTATGCCGGATAGAATTAAAGTGAAGACAAAGCTGAGTAAAGAAAAATACATGATTCTAGATGATATTAATTTAGAAGGAACAGCTTTAAATCTTTTTGGACCACCTGCAGCGAATAGAAATTATGAAGTGGACTTGGCATTAAGCCGTAAATACATTAATCCAAAAAATTATAGCGATTATGATTTTAATCTAGAAGGTAATTTTGATTTAAAATATAACGAACACCTTAGAGGTGGTAAAACAGATAAAGAAGGGAAGTTTACCGAGAGTTATAAAATCGGTAAGATCTATGATAACAGTGGTATGTTAAATGCCAAGTTATACACAACTGTCTTTGACGAATCTGGAAGACCTGTAAGAAGATTGAATTCTGTTCTAATTTCTACTCAAAACCATTATTTGGGTATTAAATATGGAGACCATTACATTAAGACTAGGAATAGGTTTAATGTACCTATTATAGCTTTGGATCCTTCGATGAATGTAGCTCAAAATGTATCTGCGAGAGTAGAATTAGTGAGACATGAATGGCACTCGGTTATGGAAAAAACGTACAATAACCGTTATAGATATGTTTCAAGACAGAAGGAAATCAAAGTAGAAGAGAAAGCATTAAAAATCACTGGTAAGGAAACCAACTACTCATTTTTCCCGAAGGAATCGGGAGAATATGAAATGCGTTTGTACTTAGAAGGCTCTAATACATATGTAAGCAGATGGTTTTATGCCTATGGATGGGGAAGTGTTTCAAGTACTGCTTTTGAGGTAGACAGAGAGGGACGTATTATCATTGAACCGGAAAAAGAGATTTACAACATTGGAGAAAAAGCTAAAGTACTTTTCAAAACACCATTTAAAGGTAAGATGTTGGTAACGATAGAACAGGATGAAGTTATCTCTCATCAAGTGATTGAAACGAACAATAGGTCAGCTTCTTTAGAAATTCCAATTGTTGAAGAACATCTACCGAATATTTTTGTTACAGCGACCTTAATTAAAGGAGCACAAGACAATGCTTTACCATTAACAGTAGCTCATGGTTTTCAGCCTATCAAAGTAACAACTAAGAAAAGAAACCTTCAATTATCAATAGAGGCTCCAAAAGAAAGTCGTTCAAGAAGGTCTCAAACTATTGAAGTTCAAGCATCAACAGAAGAAAAAGATATTGAAGTTACAGTAGCTGTTGTTGATGAAGGTATTCTTCAAATTAAGAATTATAAAACACCTAATCCGTTTGATTACTTCTATCAGAATAGAGCGCTTCAGGTAAGGACTTATGATTTGTATCCAAACATCTATCAGTTTAAAAAGCAGGCATCAAGTTTTGGTTCTGATATGGCAAATTTGGGAGCGAGAGCAAACCCTATGACAAATAATAGAGTTAACCTAGTTGCTTTTTGGAGTGGAACATTAAAAACTGATAGTGATGGTAAGGTATCATTCAAAGTTGATATACCAGAGTTTTCGGGGCAGTTGAGAGTTATGGCTGTGGCTACGAAAGGAAATTCATTTGGTAGTGCAGAGAAATTTATCAAAGTAAAAGATCCTCTTGTGATGAGTACCTCGGTACCTCGTTTCTTGAGTCCAAACGATGTAAATAATGCATCGATTATGCTGGCAAATACTACTAAAAATACTGTTCAGGTAAAGACCAAAGTAGAAGTAAGTGGTGCATTAACTGTAAATGCCGAAAAATTAGAAACGGTAAGTATTCCTGCGAATTCAGAAAAACTATTATACTTTGATTTAACTGCTGATAATACAATCGGTGAAGGAAAAGTGACAGTAATTGCTAATGCATTAAATGAAGACTTTATTTCCGAAACGAATTTAAATGTTAGACCAGTTACCGCTTTACTTAAATCCAATGGGTCTGGAGTGCTTAAGAATTCAACGAAGAAAGAGGTAAATCTAAAAGAAGACTTTATTGTATCTTCTCTTACAGGAAAATTAATATTGAGTAAATCGCCAGTTATAGAGTTTGCTAAAAGCTTAGATTACTTGATTATGTATCCTTATGGATGTGTTGAGCAAACTACTTCTAAAGTATTCCCTCAACTTTACTTAGGCGAAATTTCTGCAAGATTTGATAAGAGTGATCAGAAAGCAAATAGAGATTACTATATCAATGAGGCCATTAGAAAACTACAAAGCATGCAAATGTATAGTGGAGGACTTTCTTATTGGCAAGGTGGAACTTATGTTAGTTACTGGGGATCTGTTTATGCTTGTCATTTCCTTATGGAAGCAAAAAAGAGAGGTTACGATGTTGAGCAAAAAGTATTGAATAAACTTTGGAATTACATTTCAAGAGAAGTAAAATCGAAGAAGTCACATACTTATTATTTATACAATGCGAATGGTGAAAGAATCAAGCAGACATACTTTGATAAAACATCATTCTACGGATTATATGTATTAGCAGAAGCTGGAAAACCAGATGTTCCGACGATGAATTATTTCAAGAAAAACATCAAATCTGTAGATAATAGCTCAAAATACCTATTAGCAGCTACCTATTTGAGAACAGGAGATATGAAAAGTTTTAGATTATTATTGCCATCTGGTTTTGGAGCACTAAAAGGAGAAAGAGAATTTGGTGGTAGTTTCTCATCATACATTAGAGATGAAGCTTTAATCTTAAATGCATTGGTTGATACTGACCCACAGAATAGTCAGATAGGAGTACTTACGAAAGAGTTAGCTACAGCTATGAAAGGTGAAAGCTATTTAACTACTCAAGAAAGTGCATTTGGTTTGATGGCATTAGGTAAAGTATTAAGCAAAGCTAAGCATCAAGATATTTCAGCTAAAGTAATTGTCAATGGTAAAGAAGTAGGATCTACTACTGGAGAGGACCTGATCTTATCCAACCAAGTGATTGGAAACACTGTCAATATTTCTACGACTGGAAACGGAGAATTATATTACTTCTGGGAACTGGAAGGAGTTAATGCTTCTGGGAAATTTAAACAGGAAGACAAAGGTCTGAAAGTTAGAAGAACGTACTATGATAGAAATGGTAATATCATAAGTTCTAATCAGTTTAAACAGAATGATCTTATTGTGGTAGAAATAGCATTACAATCTGAAAAACGAGAAGTTGAGAATGTAGTGGTAACAGATATGCTACCTGCAGGTTTTGAAATTGAGAACCCAAGGTTAGGAGATATACCTGGTATGAGCTGGACCAAAAATAAAGCATCATACCCTCAACATGTAGATTTCAGAGATGATAGAGTAAACTTCTTCGTAACAGCAAATAGTAGACAAAAGAAGTTCTATTATGTAGTAAGAGCAGTAAGTAAAGGAACATTTAATGTCGGGCCTGTAAGTGCAGACGCGATGTACGATGCTTCTTATCACTCTTATCATGGAGCAAAAAAGATAGTAATTGATTAA